The following proteins are co-located in the Paenibacillus sp. FSL H8-0079 genome:
- a CDS encoding leucine-rich repeat domain-containing protein, protein MDITYAFTDERFRQVVLDRFCDQRGFIQESDVHEVEILQLSNHNISNLDGVEYFRDLQELDCACNQLTGLDLTQNHELRTLRCRENQLLTLDLSSNSELQVLDCSFNRLRKLDLSHNSKLVTVECHWNMLSKLASEPLEWLEELSCSYNALFSLELKQNKQLQRLDCANNYMLELDVTRCPNLLELRCNHNHIKQLDLRSNLVLESVRCFNNHISELDIRHNVQLRELYCSENKLAELDYSLNPKLERLQYADNLIFKSNHEVPGMGVFQYDGSMSNYQMRLLVQDNELVVTAQVSTKTEMETLSPYMAETWKRWDMLGEQALKTIAEAHPDEDINELVLADAEFQEDQYFRLGYDAGDTPAGRLYIYAEFDDEFQMLDTLIYETY, encoded by the coding sequence ATGGATATCACCTATGCTTTCACGGATGAACGTTTCAGGCAAGTTGTGTTGGATCGTTTTTGTGATCAGCGGGGGTTCATTCAGGAAAGTGACGTTCATGAGGTTGAGATATTACAACTTTCCAATCACAATATTAGCAATCTTGATGGAGTCGAGTATTTCAGGGATCTTCAAGAGTTGGATTGTGCCTGTAATCAATTGACCGGTCTGGATCTCACTCAGAATCACGAGCTGAGGACGCTACGTTGCAGAGAGAATCAACTTCTTACGCTAGACCTAAGTTCCAATTCGGAATTGCAGGTACTTGATTGCAGCTTTAATCGACTTCGCAAATTGGATCTTTCTCATAATTCCAAGCTTGTAACGGTGGAGTGTCATTGGAATATGTTGTCGAAGCTTGCTTCGGAGCCCCTTGAGTGGTTAGAGGAACTCAGTTGCAGCTATAACGCTCTTTTCTCACTTGAACTTAAGCAAAATAAGCAACTGCAGCGACTCGATTGCGCCAACAATTACATGTTGGAACTTGATGTAACCCGTTGTCCCAATTTGCTTGAACTTCGTTGTAACCACAACCATATCAAACAGTTGGATCTTCGTTCGAATTTGGTTTTGGAGAGTGTCCGGTGTTTTAACAACCATATTAGCGAGCTGGATATTCGCCATAACGTGCAGCTACGAGAGCTGTACTGTTCCGAGAACAAGTTGGCCGAGTTGGATTATAGTCTTAATCCCAAACTGGAAAGATTGCAGTATGCCGACAATCTAATATTTAAATCCAATCATGAGGTTCCGGGTATGGGGGTCTTTCAGTATGATGGTTCGATGTCCAACTATCAGATGCGATTACTTGTTCAGGACAATGAGCTTGTAGTCACTGCACAGGTTTCAACGAAGACAGAGATGGAAACTTTATCCCCATACATGGCGGAGACTTGGAAACGGTGGGACATGCTTGGTGAGCAGGCGCTTAAAACCATTGCCGAGGCCCATCCGGACGAGGATATCAACGAACTGGTTTTGGCTGATGCAGAATTTCAGGAAGATCAATATTTCCGATTGGGTTATGATGCGGGGGATACACCGGCAGGCCGACTGTACATATATGCGGAGTTCGACGATGAATTTCAAATGTTGGATACGTTGATCTATGAAACGTATTAA